The genome window AGGAATGTTCACTGCGCGGGATACCGACGCACATCCTGACCGGCGAAACCAAGGACCGGCAGGAGGTTGTGAACACTTTTCAGGACGATCAAAGCGCGGCGGTCTTTCTGCTCAGTCTCCGCGCGGCCGGCACCGGGTTGAATTTGACCACTGCCAGCTACGTGGTGCTTTACGATCCCTGGTGGAACCCGGCCGTTGAAGCGCAGGCCATTGACCGCTCACATCGCATCGGCCAGACCCGCACTGTCAACGCCTACCGGCTTATCGCACCGGGAACGGTTGAAGAAAAGATCTGGGAGCTGCAGCAACGCAAAGCGCAAACCATCAGCGACGTCCTCGGCGAGGAGGGTTTCGCGCGCAGTCTGTCGAAGGACGATCTGGAATACCTGTTCTCAGAAGATTGAACTCCGGCGCGTAACCTTCCGCCGTGGAAACCAGTCTGCGCGTTAAGCAGCCCGGTGGAAGCGAAACGAATTGTGAAGGATGGAATCCCATGAAAGCGGTAAAATGTTTGCCGAGGGTTGTCTGCGCGGGCTTCTTGTTGACCAATGGTTGCCTGGTCGTCCGTGAGCATCCGCGGGGAGTTGTCGTAGCGGAAGCGCCGCCTTCCCCGCAGGTGGAAGTCGTTCCCGCGGCCCCCGGTCGCGAATACGTCTGGACCGAAGGTTACTGGGTCTGGCACGGGCGCTGGGTTTGGGAACCAGGGCGGTGGATCATACGTCCTCACTCCGGCGCAATCTGGACACGCGGGCAGTGGGTGCACCGGCGACACGACTGGCTCTGGGAACCTGGCCACTGGCACTGATCGATGGCTGTCCGACGTGGATTCGAACCACGACTAAAGG of Candidatus Angelobacter sp. contains these proteins:
- a CDS encoding C-terminal helicase domain-containing protein; this encodes HVLAALTRLRQICCHPDLVGNDSASGKTETLFELLEPLLAEGQKVLVFSQFVQMLQILEKECSLRGIPTHILTGETKDRQEVVNTFQDDQSAAVFLLSLRAAGTGLNLTTASYVVLYDPWWNPAVEAQAIDRSHRIGQTRTVNAYRLIAPGTVEEKIWELQQRKAQTISDVLGEEGFARSLSKDDLEYLFSED